One stretch of Pseudoalteromonas shioyasakiensis DNA includes these proteins:
- a CDS encoding glucosaminidase domain-containing protein, with amino-acid sequence MLNYVFRALLAAFFAWALLSPFMDKDTLDEGDEQSQTTPIGTQRVIKKEKPLHNVKLPDFAAFTDVKEKKHAFFDFIRPHVEAENKKILQQRALIEIARMMLEYNEPLSSKQQSDIKKILTSYKLPTTIDTLSLTQALRRVDIIPKELALMQAANESAWGTSRFARIGLNFFGQWCYKKGCGMVPRRRANEAAHEVTAFKSVRAAVSSYFKNINTHAAYKDLRSIRADLRRQQKPIDATKLTQGLLSYSERGEAYIEELNKMINQNRAYFDE; translated from the coding sequence TCGCCATTTATGGATAAAGATACTCTGGATGAGGGGGATGAACAGTCACAGACAACACCTATTGGCACTCAGCGCGTAATCAAAAAAGAAAAGCCATTACATAATGTAAAACTGCCTGATTTTGCAGCGTTTACTGATGTGAAAGAAAAGAAACATGCATTTTTTGACTTTATCCGTCCTCATGTCGAGGCTGAGAATAAAAAGATCCTACAACAACGTGCGCTCATAGAAATTGCACGCATGATGCTTGAGTATAATGAGCCGCTAAGTAGTAAACAGCAATCAGATATTAAGAAAATACTGACCAGCTACAAGTTACCAACCACTATTGATACCTTATCACTGACCCAAGCTCTGCGCCGTGTAGATATCATTCCAAAAGAACTTGCGCTTATGCAGGCGGCTAACGAATCAGCATGGGGTACGTCACGTTTTGCTCGAATTGGCTTAAACTTTTTCGGTCAGTGGTGTTATAAAAAAGGCTGTGGCATGGTACCACGTCGTCGAGCCAACGAAGCCGCTCATGAAGTGACTGCTTTTAAATCGGTACGTGCTGCTGTAAGCTCATATTTTAAAAATATTAATACTCACGCAGCGTATAAAGATTTACGATCAATTCGAGCCGATTTACGTCGCCAGCAAAAGCCAATTGATGCTACTAAGCTAACACAGGGCTTGTTGTCGTATTCTGAGCGCGGTGAAGCGTACATTGAAGAATTAAATAAAATGATAAATCAAAACAGAGCTTACTTTGATGAATAA
- a CDS encoding DUF2987 domain-containing protein, with translation MNKFLPWLKFTTIAVALGAVASKAAATEFVVAYDGFYDRLKVVNKGEFQYAQVNFYLSDIATNEVCTIKSGKIITEKQEFDLTYTDKAQLLLPFDKQLDTDKAVIVVQPENPKHDCQLRLQIEATDLADFELSKANLYTLNEEFDELLSDLSGFFVSKLMWFLLPEQQGVVLKFNGQDAISANGVSCKEQRCSIKVSDDWQDDETVLSSHAKLISATPWIVK, from the coding sequence ATGAATAAATTCCTTCCGTGGTTAAAATTTACAACCATTGCGGTTGCACTAGGTGCAGTTGCCTCTAAGGCCGCTGCTACTGAATTTGTTGTTGCATACGATGGTTTTTATGATCGTTTGAAAGTCGTTAATAAAGGCGAATTTCAATACGCTCAAGTTAATTTTTATTTGTCTGATATTGCTACTAACGAAGTATGTACAATCAAATCAGGTAAAATAATTACAGAGAAACAAGAGTTTGACTTAACTTATACAGATAAAGCTCAATTGCTTTTACCTTTTGATAAGCAGCTAGATACAGATAAAGCCGTTATTGTTGTTCAACCAGAAAATCCAAAACATGATTGTCAATTAAGGTTGCAAATTGAAGCAACTGATCTGGCTGATTTTGAGCTTAGTAAAGCAAACTTGTATACGTTAAATGAAGAATTTGACGAGCTACTATCTGATTTGTCGGGCTTTTTCGTTAGCAAATTAATGTGGTTTTTGCTGCCTGAACAACAAGGTGTTGTACTAAAATTTAACGGCCAAGATGCTATCTCGGCAAACGGTGTTAGCTGTAAGGAGCAACGTTGCTCAATTAAGGTTTCTGATGACTGGCAAGATGATGAAACGGTATTAAGCAGTCATGCTAAGCTTATTAGCGCCACGCCTTGGATCGTTAAATAA
- the ppk2 gene encoding polyphosphate kinase 2, whose protein sequence is MQTVNVEPVSVKKQKLAEANAKQDVIFDLNVKNPSLKWNADGKYPYKRKMDLVEYERHKHELQIELLKMQGWVKETNQQIVILFEGRDAAGKGGTIKRFMEHLNPRGAHVVALEKPSAREREQWYFQRYINNLPSKGEIILFDRSWYNRAGVEKVMGFCDDHEYLEFMRQTPQLERMLVNSGIKLFKYWFSVSREEQFRRFKSRQNDPLKQWKLSPVDMASLAKWHDYSDAKDAMMFHTHTKDAPWTQIRSDDKKRGRINCMRHFLSCLNYPEKDQDIVNRVDPLIVTEPTRMSTRQ, encoded by the coding sequence ATGCAGACAGTCAATGTCGAACCTGTATCAGTCAAAAAACAGAAATTAGCCGAAGCCAATGCGAAACAGGATGTAATTTTTGATTTAAATGTTAAAAACCCAAGCCTAAAGTGGAATGCAGACGGTAAATACCCATATAAACGCAAAATGGACCTGGTTGAATACGAGCGTCATAAACACGAACTGCAAATCGAGCTTTTAAAAATGCAAGGCTGGGTAAAAGAGACCAACCAGCAAATTGTGATTTTATTTGAAGGTCGTGATGCGGCGGGTAAAGGTGGCACTATTAAGCGCTTTATGGAGCATTTAAACCCTCGTGGGGCGCACGTAGTGGCTTTAGAAAAACCATCTGCAAGAGAGCGAGAACAGTGGTACTTTCAGCGTTACATTAATAACCTGCCAAGCAAAGGTGAAATTATACTATTTGATCGCTCTTGGTATAACCGAGCCGGTGTAGAGAAGGTAATGGGCTTTTGTGATGATCACGAATATTTAGAGTTTATGCGTCAAACACCACAACTTGAACGTATGTTGGTGAATAGCGGTATTAAGCTATTTAAATATTGGTTTTCGGTCAGTAGAGAAGAGCAATTCAGACGCTTTAAATCACGTCAAAACGACCCGCTTAAGCAATGGAAGCTGAGTCCGGTTGATATGGCATCATTGGCTAAATGGCATGATTATAGTGACGCGAAAGATGCGATGATGTTTCATACCCATACAAAAGATGCGCCTTGGACACAAATTCGCTCTGATGATAAAAAACGGGGTCGTATCAACTGTATGCGTCATTTCTTAAGTTGTTTGAACTACCCAGAAAAAGATCAGGATATAGTCAATCGGGTTGACCCGCTTATTGTCACTGAACCTACCCGCATGTCTACGCGTCAGTAA
- the ttcA gene encoding tRNA 2-thiocytidine(32) synthetase TtcA, which translates to MNQTDTRKETLEFNKLQKRLRRHVGNAITDYNMIEDGDVVMACISGGKDSFAMLDILLNLQKAAPIKFEVIAVNLDQKQPGFPEHILPDYFETLNIPYYIVDKDTYSVVKEKVPEGKTTCGLCSRLRRGTLYSFAEKIGATKLALGHHLDDIVETMFLNMFHGSRLKAMPPKLRSDDERNVVIRPLSYCREKDLIKYAEHKDFPIIPCNLCGSQENLQRQSIKAMLTEWDKKTPGRVESIFKSLQNVSPSQLADRNLFDFENLPLDREGNRESYDFSEAVVSSTNIDESLFIDVTNI; encoded by the coding sequence ATGAATCAAACTGATACTAGAAAAGAAACTCTTGAATTTAATAAACTTCAAAAGCGTCTAAGAAGGCATGTTGGTAATGCGATTACTGATTACAACATGATTGAAGACGGCGATGTTGTTATGGCATGTATCAGTGGTGGTAAAGATTCATTCGCAATGCTTGATATTTTGCTTAATTTACAAAAAGCTGCGCCAATTAAATTTGAAGTGATTGCCGTAAACCTTGATCAAAAGCAGCCTGGTTTTCCTGAGCATATTTTGCCTGATTACTTTGAAACGCTAAATATCCCGTATTACATCGTTGATAAAGATACTTACTCAGTAGTAAAAGAAAAAGTACCAGAGGGCAAAACAACCTGCGGTCTGTGTTCACGACTTCGTCGCGGTACACTTTACTCATTTGCAGAAAAAATTGGTGCGACCAAACTAGCACTAGGTCATCACTTGGATGACATCGTCGAAACTATGTTTTTAAATATGTTCCATGGTTCACGATTAAAAGCGATGCCACCAAAATTACGTTCAGATGATGAACGTAACGTAGTTATTCGTCCGTTATCATATTGTCGTGAAAAAGATTTAATTAAATACGCTGAGCACAAAGATTTCCCGATCATTCCATGTAACCTATGCGGTTCTCAAGAAAATCTACAGCGTCAATCAATTAAAGCGATGCTGACAGAGTGGGATAAGAAAACTCCAGGTCGCGTTGAGAGTATCTTTAAGTCTTTACAGAATGTCAGCCCAAGCCAGCTTGCTGATAGAAACTTGTTTGATTTTGAAAACTTACCACTTGATAGAGAAGGCAATCGTGAAAGCTATGACTTTAGCGAGGCGGTGGTCTCATCAACAAACATTGATGAATCACTGTTCATTGATGTAACAAATATATAA
- the uspE gene encoding universal stress protein UspE, whose protein sequence is MDAIKRILAVIDPTKEQQHSLSRSIDLAKKSGATITAFLSIYDFSYEMTTMLSADEREAMREAVIKDRQEWLNEQIALYPELTIDSCVVWHNRPYEAIINTVINDGFDLVVKGTHQHDTLKSVIFTPTDWHLIRKCPAPVLLVKEKEWPAQGNILAAVNAVSENEQHLELNKRIINDARFICDLANATLNIVNAYPATPVNIAIEIPEFNPGVYNESVKKHHFESTLSLAKGFDIDQAQCYIEEGLPEDVIPDVAARLNSELVVIGTVGRTGLSAALVGNTAEHVIDSLDCDVLALKPDGYVSPLAK, encoded by the coding sequence ATGGACGCAATTAAACGAATTTTAGCAGTTATAGACCCAACTAAAGAGCAGCAACACAGTTTAAGCCGCTCAATCGATCTAGCCAAAAAATCTGGCGCGACCATCACCGCTTTCCTCAGTATCTACGACTTCTCTTATGAAATGACAACTATGCTTTCAGCTGATGAGCGTGAAGCAATGCGAGAAGCCGTGATAAAAGACCGCCAAGAATGGTTAAATGAACAAATTGCACTTTATCCAGAACTCACTATTGATAGTTGTGTGGTTTGGCATAACCGTCCTTACGAAGCTATTATTAACACCGTGATCAACGATGGTTTTGATCTTGTTGTTAAAGGCACTCATCAACACGACACACTGAAATCGGTTATTTTCACACCTACCGACTGGCACCTTATTCGTAAGTGCCCTGCTCCAGTGTTACTTGTTAAAGAAAAAGAATGGCCAGCTCAGGGGAATATTCTAGCGGCTGTGAACGCAGTGAGTGAAAATGAGCAACACCTTGAACTTAACAAGCGTATTATTAATGATGCCCGCTTCATTTGTGACTTAGCCAATGCCACGCTTAATATTGTAAATGCGTACCCAGCAACACCGGTTAATATTGCAATAGAAATCCCAGAGTTTAATCCTGGCGTTTATAACGAATCAGTCAAAAAACATCACTTTGAATCAACGCTCTCTTTAGCTAAAGGGTTTGATATTGACCAAGCTCAATGCTACATAGAGGAAGGTTTACCAGAAGATGTCATTCCAGATGTTGCTGCACGCCTTAACAGCGAGTTAGTAGTGATTGGTACTGTTGGTCGCACTGGCTTGAGTGCTGCGCTTGTTGGTAATACTGCAGAGCACGTTATTGATAGTCTTGATTGCGATGTCTTAGCCCTAAAACCAGATGGCTATGTGAGCCCACTCGCTAAGTAA
- a CDS encoding FNR family transcription factor — MDFSQNKSKGLCTISCNNCSISQLCLPFSLNGQEMDRLDEIIERKKPLHKGDYLFESGESLNAIYAVRSGSFKSYTLSEQGDEQITGFHLAGDLVGFDAINKMAHQSFSQALETSMVCEIPFDTLDELAGKLPKLRQQIMRLMSNEINYDQEMLLLLNKKSAEERLASFIYNLAERFGERGFSRKEFRLTMTRGEIGNYLGLTVETISRLLSRFQKAGFIKVEGKFITILDQQALATTAAIICK; from the coding sequence ATGGACTTCTCACAAAACAAGTCAAAAGGCTTATGCACAATTAGCTGTAATAATTGCAGTATCAGCCAGCTATGTTTACCATTTTCATTAAACGGTCAAGAAATGGATCGTCTAGATGAAATCATCGAACGTAAAAAACCACTGCATAAAGGTGATTATTTATTTGAATCTGGTGAAAGCTTAAATGCCATTTATGCTGTGCGCTCAGGTTCGTTTAAATCTTACACTCTATCTGAACAAGGTGACGAGCAAATTACCGGTTTCCATTTAGCTGGCGATTTAGTCGGTTTCGATGCAATCAACAAAATGGCACATCAAAGTTTTTCTCAAGCCCTTGAAACATCTATGGTGTGTGAAATTCCATTCGATACGCTTGATGAATTAGCCGGTAAATTACCAAAATTGCGCCAACAAATTATGCGTTTAATGAGTAATGAAATTAACTACGACCAAGAAATGCTGTTGTTACTCAACAAAAAATCAGCTGAAGAGCGCCTTGCAAGTTTTATTTACAACTTGGCTGAACGCTTTGGTGAGCGTGGTTTTTCACGTAAAGAATTCCGTTTAACTATGACGCGTGGTGAAATCGGTAACTACTTGGGCCTAACTGTTGAAACAATTAGCCGCCTTTTAAGTCGCTTTCAAAAGGCTGGTTTTATTAAGGTTGAGGGCAAGTTTATCACCATTTTGGACCAGCAGGCACTTGCTACAACAGCGGCAATTATATGTAAATAG
- a CDS encoding sulfite exporter TauE/SafE family protein has translation MIDPQFISAFVMGLLGSGHCLAMCGGISSSLQLAASKNRAVRFSVAYNLGRALSYMLAGALVAGISSRFAAQNTSISVGLSFLSGIFMLLVGIYIMRLAPTLQWLEKLGKTLVWQHLSKLNRYLLPVDTTPKALLYGALWGWLPCGLVYSALTWALTSPSALHGAGVMLFFALGTFPAMISIGLVSQKINTIFNHVWIRVILGSVIIWYGIYLLIIATDKLIH, from the coding sequence ATGATTGATCCGCAGTTTATTAGTGCATTTGTAATGGGCTTGTTAGGCAGTGGTCACTGTCTGGCTATGTGTGGTGGTATTTCCAGTAGTTTACAACTTGCCGCTAGCAAAAATCGTGCAGTTCGCTTTTCTGTTGCTTATAACCTTGGCAGAGCGCTCAGTTACATGCTTGCCGGTGCTCTAGTAGCCGGTATTAGTAGTCGCTTCGCTGCACAAAATACCTCTATCTCAGTAGGTTTATCGTTTCTAAGTGGTATTTTTATGCTACTTGTTGGGATTTATATCATGCGCCTAGCGCCCACCCTACAGTGGCTAGAAAAATTAGGAAAAACGCTAGTATGGCAGCATTTATCTAAACTGAATCGTTATTTACTACCTGTCGATACAACGCCAAAGGCCCTGTTGTATGGCGCTTTATGGGGATGGCTGCCGTGTGGATTAGTTTATTCGGCACTAACTTGGGCACTTACCAGCCCTTCTGCCCTTCACGGTGCTGGGGTAATGTTATTTTTTGCCTTAGGGACATTTCCTGCAATGATTAGTATTGGTCTAGTCAGTCAAAAAATAAACACTATTTTCAACCATGTTTGGATTAGGGTTATTCTAGGCAGCGTAATAATATGGTACGGTATATACTTATTAATTATAGCAACCGATAAGCTAATTCATTAA
- the ccoS gene encoding cbb3-type cytochrome oxidase assembly protein CcoS produces MSIIYILIPIAILFVLIAIGVFFWAVKSEQFSDLNKQGHSILFEDDKEQHNKSND; encoded by the coding sequence ATGAGTATCATCTACATCCTCATCCCAATTGCCATTTTATTTGTGCTAATTGCTATTGGTGTGTTCTTTTGGGCTGTAAAAAGCGAACAATTTTCTGATTTAAACAAACAGGGCCACAGTATCCTGTTTGAAGACGATAAAGAGCAGCACAACAAAAGTAATGATTGA
- the cadA gene encoding cadmium-translocating P-type ATPase yields the protein MSDNCFHCLESVPKGFNATVEIDGKAQPMCCIGCQTVAENIVAQGMTDYYKFRTVRSGKVEQLVPEQLELIKSYDNEDIQDEFISASNNLSEVLLTVEGITCAACAWLIEKQLLNLKAIKRVDVNTSTNRAMIQWDKSVTPLSQIITSLHEIGYKAYPFQADLEASQKQQAAKAYIRRLGVAGLMTMQVMMFAFAMYFGMFSGMEENFEQYFRWISLVLASPVILYSALPFLTNAINGLKAKQLNMDLPVSLAIFGAYGASCYATLMSVGEVYFESICMFTFLLLLGKYLEFRARLKASEFTANLQKLLPLTARIIDENNQESIIAAKKLRLGDVVLIKAGETIPADGIVIQGQTTVDEAMMTGEHQPVNKFINHQVYAGTINHDGVIRIEINKIGQNTLLNQIIKLQHTALTKRPRLVEITDKVAQWFVACLLVFASITAIGWYQIDPEHAFWITISVLVATCPCALSLAIPTALTCAVASLTKRGILIKQAHVLETLPQLTDIAFDKTGTLTQGRFTIERVELVNSQYSEADALRLAAQLESFSEHPIANAFAGFNDTVNPIENVTIEPGKGITAELNNQHYAIGKSGWFDTDKADAQATLYINKQVVARFYLADSLRNNAEKLITKLHSQQLKCHMLTGDASNSGEQIAKQLNLDTVHAACSPRDKQTHVEALASKGAIVAMVGDGVNDSPVFASAHLSIAMETGADISKNSADVVLLNSDLTAIEHLLTVSKKTRRIVKQNLALSLIYNGSILPLAALGLVAPWMAVIGMSASSILVITNSLRLLKL from the coding sequence ATGTCCGATAATTGCTTTCATTGTCTTGAAAGTGTGCCAAAAGGCTTTAATGCGACTGTCGAAATAGACGGTAAGGCACAACCTATGTGTTGTATTGGTTGCCAAACGGTTGCAGAAAATATCGTCGCCCAAGGCATGACCGATTACTATAAATTTAGAACCGTACGCTCTGGTAAAGTTGAACAACTTGTTCCAGAGCAACTCGAGTTGATCAAAAGTTACGATAACGAAGATATTCAAGACGAGTTTATTTCTGCCTCTAATAATTTATCCGAGGTGCTACTAACGGTTGAAGGCATAACCTGTGCTGCTTGTGCGTGGTTAATCGAAAAACAATTACTCAATCTAAAAGCGATAAAACGCGTTGATGTAAATACATCGACCAACCGTGCCATGATCCAATGGGATAAATCGGTTACTCCGCTTAGCCAAATTATTACCTCATTACACGAAATCGGCTATAAAGCTTATCCGTTTCAGGCAGACCTTGAGGCCAGTCAAAAACAGCAAGCTGCTAAAGCCTATATCCGCCGTTTAGGTGTTGCGGGTCTAATGACCATGCAAGTAATGATGTTCGCTTTTGCCATGTATTTTGGCATGTTCTCGGGCATGGAAGAAAACTTCGAACAGTATTTCCGCTGGATAAGCCTTGTGCTTGCTTCACCGGTAATTCTCTATAGTGCCCTACCATTCTTAACTAATGCGATTAATGGTTTAAAAGCAAAACAGCTAAATATGGACCTACCCGTATCTTTAGCAATTTTTGGTGCTTATGGGGCAAGTTGTTATGCCACTTTAATGTCTGTTGGCGAAGTTTATTTTGAATCTATCTGTATGTTTACCTTTTTATTATTACTAGGTAAATATTTAGAATTTAGAGCTCGCTTAAAAGCCAGTGAGTTTACTGCTAACTTGCAAAAGTTACTGCCCCTTACAGCCCGTATCATCGATGAAAACAATCAAGAATCAATTATTGCGGCTAAAAAGCTAAGACTTGGTGATGTTGTATTAATTAAAGCAGGCGAAACGATTCCTGCTGACGGTATCGTTATACAAGGTCAAACAACTGTTGATGAAGCCATGATGACAGGTGAGCATCAGCCAGTTAATAAGTTTATTAACCATCAAGTATACGCAGGGACTATTAACCACGATGGTGTGATCCGTATTGAGATCAACAAAATCGGTCAAAATACCTTACTTAATCAAATTATAAAGTTACAACACACAGCTTTAACTAAACGCCCAAGATTAGTTGAAATAACTGATAAGGTGGCTCAGTGGTTTGTAGCGTGTTTATTAGTGTTTGCGTCAATTACAGCGATTGGCTGGTATCAAATAGACCCTGAGCATGCTTTTTGGATTACTATTTCGGTGCTTGTTGCAACATGCCCTTGCGCACTGAGCTTAGCGATTCCTACCGCCCTTACGTGTGCAGTAGCAAGCCTGACAAAGCGTGGTATTTTAATTAAACAAGCCCATGTATTAGAAACGCTACCGCAACTAACCGATATTGCCTTTGATAAAACAGGCACCCTTACCCAAGGTCGTTTCACTATAGAGCGAGTTGAACTAGTAAACAGCCAGTATAGTGAAGCTGACGCATTGCGACTAGCAGCGCAACTTGAAAGTTTCTCTGAGCACCCGATTGCTAATGCGTTCGCTGGTTTCAACGATACAGTGAACCCAATTGAGAATGTTACAATCGAACCGGGTAAAGGCATTACAGCGGAACTTAATAATCAGCACTATGCGATAGGTAAAAGTGGCTGGTTCGATACTGATAAAGCAGATGCTCAAGCAACCTTGTATATCAATAAACAAGTAGTTGCGCGCTTTTACCTAGCCGATAGCTTACGTAACAACGCAGAAAAATTGATTACTAAACTGCATTCACAGCAGCTCAAGTGTCATATGTTAACTGGTGATGCTTCAAACAGTGGTGAGCAAATTGCTAAGCAGTTAAATTTAGATACTGTACATGCAGCATGTAGCCCTCGTGACAAACAAACCCATGTTGAAGCATTGGCTAGCAAAGGTGCCATTGTTGCTATGGTTGGTGATGGTGTGAATGATAGCCCGGTATTTGCAAGTGCCCATTTATCTATTGCGATGGAAACTGGCGCCGATATTTCCAAAAATAGTGCCGATGTGGTATTACTCAATAGTGATCTAACCGCCATTGAACATTTGCTTACTGTCTCGAAGAAGACTCGCCGTATTGTTAAGCAAAACTTGGCATTATCACTTATTTACAATGGTTCGATTTTACCACTTGCAGCACTAGGACTTGTAGCTCCTTGGATGGCCGTTATTGGTATGTCTGCAAGCTCCATTTTGGTTATTACCAACTCATTAAGGTTATTAAAACTATGA
- a CDS encoding FixH family protein, translating to MKPTPWYKNFWPWFLISFPLAAIIGCAGLIYMAIGNGPDMVVDDYYKKGKAINLELSKFNKAKALYLHGDLNVTNDKVAFTFTKGDASNVHSLKMSFYHRTIKANDFDVSLMKNAHGDFTALLDAHVDGAYTVFIEPIDNSWKLKEDIILPTDKTISISPEYK from the coding sequence ATGAAACCCACTCCTTGGTATAAAAACTTTTGGCCATGGTTTTTAATCTCTTTTCCTCTTGCAGCGATCATTGGCTGCGCTGGTCTTATTTATATGGCAATTGGTAACGGCCCAGATATGGTTGTTGATGATTACTATAAAAAAGGTAAAGCAATTAACCTTGAACTCAGCAAATTTAATAAAGCAAAAGCGCTTTATTTACATGGCGATTTAAATGTTACTAACGACAAAGTTGCATTCACCTTCACTAAAGGTGATGCAAGCAATGTCCACTCTTTAAAAATGTCATTTTATCACCGCACCATTAAGGCAAATGACTTTGATGTGAGCTTAATGAAAAACGCCCATGGCGATTTTACAGCCCTACTCGACGCTCATGTTGACGGCGCATATACAGTGTTTATTGAACCAATAGATAACAGTTGGAAACTCAAAGAAGACATCATTTTACCAACTGATAAAACAATTTCGATTAGCCCTGAATATAAGTAG